The DNA segment TTCGCCAGTTGCGATCAAACCTGAGAATTTGATTGCGACCCTTCCCGCCGGCCAAACCACATATGCCGATTCACCTCCGATAGCTGATGGGACAGTCCAATATTTTTATGCCTTGAGCGCAACGTATAACCCGACCACCGAAAGCGCCCTCTCAAATGAGGTTGCTGCCACACCAGGAGTCAATGACACCACGGCACCGGTGGTTGAAGTCTTTACCCCCAATGGTGGAAGTGTCGTGACGATTGGCGATTTTTTGGAAGTGACCTGGAGTGCGGAAGATAATGTCGGTTTGGCCAGCCACGACATTGATTTGTCAACCGACAGTGGGGCGACGTTTAATGTGTCAATTGCCACTGGTCTCGAAGGTGACCTTCGATCCTTCCAGTATGAAGTTCCTGATTCCGTGACGACCCGGACGGCCCGGATTCGCGTAACGGCCAAAGATGGGGCCGACAATGCCGGGTCAGATAGTTCGGATGCCGATTTCATCATTCGGGTGCCGGATTCGACTCCGCCGACGGTTCAGGTGGTTTCGCCAAATGGCGGCGAAAAACTCAAATCCGGAGTCGCGTTCAACATTACCTGGCAAGCCACTGACGAATCAGGGATTGAAAGCCAGGATGTCCTGCTGTCAACCGATAGTGGCGCCACTTTCCCGACCCAACTCGCCACTGGACTGGCGGGAGGGACATTGTCCTTCAGCTTTACGCCAAACGTGACGGGCAAAGTCAAAACCGCCCGTGTTCGAGTGGTGGCTTTTGACACGGCTGGAAATTCTGCCCAGGATGACAGCAATGGTAATTTCCAGATCAAAGGCAAAAAGAAGTAGTTCTCACCCAAGACGCAAGTGATTATTGACGGTACAAAAGAGGGAATAAGCCAACCGGGTTTATTCCCTCTTTTGCGTATTTGGGACATATTTTTCTGGCGGATCCAGGTCAAAATTTGTCCCGGTCTACCCCCAATATCTTGTGTTTTTGAAGTCTCCGACTGGACACAATTGGCCGTGTCTGGTAGACTGGTATTTCATTTACAATCAAGAATTTGTATGTATTTATCTCAAGTAGAATCAATTGGGTTTCGCAACCTTTCGGGACATCTTTTCGGGGATGCGGGCGTAAACATTTTGTGGGGCCAAAACGGGCATGGAAAAACCAGTTGGCTGGAAGTGATTGCATTGCTAGGTAATACGAAATCCTTTCGCACGCATCAGTTAAGTGAAGCCATCAATTTTCAGGAGACTGCTGCCCGGGCGATTGCCCAGGTGATTCACAAAAGCCGGACCATCACGCTGGAAGTTCACCTGAAAGGCTCGCAAAAGCAGTTGCTGGTCAATGGCAAACGCGTCCCGGTGAGCGAATACCTGGGAATTCTGGATGTCTTTGTCTATTGCCGCGAAGAGTTAAGCATTGTCCGGGGTGAACCATCTGAACGCCGCCGGTTTCTCGACCGCGGCGTCCTGAGCCTCAAGCCGGGCTATGTGCAAACGCTGGCTGATTACAATCGGGTCCTCAAGCAAAAAAACGCGCTATTGAAGTCAATTGAAGAAACGGTTCCTCCGCCGTCTGAAATTTTCGAAATGCTTGATGTGTGGAATATCCAGCTTGTCGAGCACGGCACGCAGATTCACAACGCCCGGACAGCCTATGTGGAGCGCCTCAACCAGACCCTGGAACGGCGGTTTTTTGGGGCCGAAGCGATGACGGTTCGGTATCGCTCCTCCCTGGAAGGGAAAGGCAATCTGACCCACTATGCGGACCTGCTGGCAGAACGCTTGCGGGTGCGCCGTGAAGCCGAACTGGCTGCCGGTCACGCCCTGGTTGGCCCGCACCGGGATGATCTGGATATTTTAACCGATGGGCGTGAAGTCGCCCGATTTGGAAGCGCCGGTCAGCAACGTAGCGCCTTGCTGGTGCTCGAACTGGCCCAACTGACCATGTACCACCAGGAACATGACGATTTCCCGGTTTTTCTGCTGGATGACATTGATGCCGAACTGGACCGTGACCGGATTCGCACCGTGTTGGATTTTCTCCAGGGAAAAGCCCAGGTTTTTGTAACGACTTCAAAAGCGGCGCTGGCTGAGGAATATCGCCAGCGGGCCCGGCTCAGCCAGATTCTGAGCGGAACCGTCGTGCCACAGCCAGAGAAGGCGTTGAACGCAGAATTTTGAGCAGCACCATTTTGACCGTAAGGGTTCGAACTATATTCACAACGTGATCGAGGTTTGATTGACACATGAGTACACCGAGGGAAGAAAAAGAATTGCACACCCAATCTGAAACAACACCCAACACACCTGAAACTTACACTTCAGCTTCTATTACCTCCCTGTCAGGGCGGGACGCCGTGCGGTTGCGCCCGGCCATGTATATTGGTTCAAACGGCGAACTGGGATTACACCACCTGGTGTATGAAGTTTGCGACAACTCTGTGGACGAAGCCCTGGGCGGATACTGCACCCAGGTTGACGTGATTATCCACCCTGACAATTCCATTACGGTGCTCGACAACGGACGTGGTATTCCGGTTGACATCAAGGAAGATGACCCGCAAAAACGATCCGGTGTGGAAATCGTGTTGACTGAACTGCATGCCGGCGCCAAATTTGGCGAAGACAATTCATATAAAGTTTCAGGCGGATTGCACGGTGTCGGGGTGAGTTGCGTCAACTTCTTATCTGAAACGTTTCGGGTTGAGGTCTATCGCAACAACAAAACCTATGAACAGGAATTTGAACGGGGCATTCCGACCGGACCGCTTCGCCAGACCGGTACCACCAAACGGCGCGGTACCAAAGTTACCTTTAAACCTGACACCAGCATTTTTACCTTTACGGAATACAACTTTGACACGCTGTCGCAACGGTTGCGTGAAAAAGCCTTTTTGACCAAAG comes from the Acidobacteriota bacterium genome and includes:
- the recF gene encoding DNA replication and repair protein RecF (All proteins in this family for which functions are known are DNA-binding proteins that assist the filamentation of RecA onto DNA for the initiation of recombination or recombinational repair.), which codes for MYLSQVESIGFRNLSGHLFGDAGVNILWGQNGHGKTSWLEVIALLGNTKSFRTHQLSEAINFQETAARAIAQVIHKSRTITLEVHLKGSQKQLLVNGKRVPVSEYLGILDVFVYCREELSIVRGEPSERRRFLDRGVLSLKPGYVQTLADYNRVLKQKNALLKSIEETVPPPSEIFEMLDVWNIQLVEHGTQIHNARTAYVERLNQTLERRFFGAEAMTVRYRSSLEGKGNLTHYADLLAERLRVRREAELAAGHALVGPHRDDLDILTDGREVARFGSAGQQRSALLVLELAQLTMYHQEHDDFPVFLLDDIDAELDRDRIRTVLDFLQGKAQVFVTTSKAALAEEYRQRARLSQILSGTVVPQPEKALNAEF